The genomic segment GCCGTTTAAAACGCGGACACGATTGATTTCCTGCCGCTCAGCCCATGTGCGCTGGATGTTTTGATACAGCACCGGTGCGGAGATCGTGCCGTCCTCCTGCTGGCAGGGGTAGAAGTCAAGATAGGTGTAGGCGTCGTCAAAGCCCGCGATGTGCATAGTAAATATCTTCTCGTCTAAAGCCTCGTTTGGCGTCATGCGCTCCGAAATGTTTTTCAAAAGCGAGTAGTAGATGTATGCGCCGTACTGGTCGGCATCGGTCTGCTTCGGCGCTTTGGTCACCACAGGCAGATCCTTTTCAACCGTAGAACGTCCTTCCAATACCCATGTTGCGGCGTAGCGGGCGTAGAAATATCCCGCGGGGAGTATCGTGTCGTCATTGCCGCACAACGCCGCATTGGTGACGGCGTCCGGCGCGGAAAACACGTCGTAGCGGTGGCCGTGCTCAATGGCGATCTCCTGTCGGTCGCCGGTGTAGTAATAGCCAAGCCCCTCGGCGTCCCTCATTTGCTCGATTTGGGGGATGGCCTCCTGTAAAACCTCCGATGCTAGCGTCATGTCGTGATTGCCGGGAACGTAGACAAGGCGGATGCCGCTTTCTGCCACGCTATTCAGTTCATCGATTACAGCTTGGTTGTTTAAGATGACGCCCTTATAAAACTGCGCCTCGTCCGTATATGATGGGTAATAGACGGGCAGGAACCACTCGTCCAGAAAGTCGCCTGCGATGACAAGCTCACGCACATCGGTCGTGCTTTGAAGCCGCCGCAGGAACTGGACGAGCAGCGGACGGTTCGCCACGGTTTCAGCGTATTGGTCGTCTATGCCGAGGTGGAGGTCGCTGATGACGACAATTTTGTTCCGCTCGCTGCCCGCCTCCCACAGCGGTTGCGCGTCATTCTGCGTTTCCGGCTGCGTGCCGGTCTGCGCTGCGTAACCGGCCAAGGACAGGGTCATGGCAACTATCAGGATGATTGCAAATATCGCTTTCTTCATAAATAACGCTTCCTTCCTATTTGGGCTTTCCGATAAAAGGATAGCGCCAAAGAGAAGAGAGCGACCGATTTATACATAAAAGGCATGATTTTATGCTTAATGTTATTGTTTCACGAAAAAATATCCTGTTACACCATTAGGCGTACCTTGAAAACGCCGCCTGTCGTTTCATATACCAGTTCGCCGCCGCACTGATTAACGAAGTCAAAAACGCTCTGGCTGCCACGGCCATGACCTTCCCTTGCGGAAATGGGCAGACCCTTTTCATCCAGCGTAATCGCGCCCTCATAGGGATTTGTCATTTCAAAAATAATCTGACCGGCGCTGACAGCGGTAAAGCGCAGCTCGCGTTTTTCCTTGGGCAGCGCTGAAACAGCGGCAATGGCGTTCTCCATCAGGTTGGACACGACCATTGCAAGAGAAAGTTCAGGAGCGGAGAGCTTTTCGGGAATGTCCAGCCGCAGCTCGCATCGAATGCCCTGCTGACGGGCAAGTTCGGCGTAATAGGAAACGGCGGCGTTTACCGGCATGTTTTCGCAGTATTTGCGGGGCTTTTTCGGCAGCGCCTCGCTCTGCTTTTCGATCAGCTCAGCGGCCTTGTCTGCTTCGCCCTGCTGTAAAAGCGAGAGCAGGGTGTTGTTGAAGTGGCGGCGGTCATGCTGCACGATGCTCATTTGCCGCACCGTCTCGTCCATCAGCGCGAGGCGCGCAGCCGTCAACTGCCGATCGGACTGTATCTTCAGGTTTTCCATCCGCAATGCTGCCTCCCGCAGCGTTTTTCGCAGAGAGAGGAACATGGCCAGATACATGAGCACCGTCGCCAGCGTCAGCAGCATTAGCGGGACGAAGCCGGCGCTCAGCGTCTGCTCCACGTCGTCGCCGGAGACGAAGTAATACGCAAAGTTCAAAAACAGGGCGGCAGCTACGAACAAGTAGACGCTCCAATGCTCCGCTGCCTGACGGTAAAGAGGACGCAGCCGCTTACGGAAAAGGAGAATTGCAGCGGAAAACAGCAGCGCACGGAGCACCATGTTGGCATAGTAGGGATATGGGAAAAAGTCGCAGGTAAAGTAGCTCACGA from the Cloacibacillus sp. genome contains:
- a CDS encoding GHKL domain-containing protein, translating into MALYDILRSLVTNALLVALLFTLAQPKDRKHTPWITMTAIVATDLVINIFFYLRGDYTTLATLDIVFFILVGVATKPLFKETPAQWLFNCFTAMNVYAIAVVVSYFTCDFFPYPYYANMVLRALLFSAAILLFRKRLRPLYRQAAEHWSVYLFVAAALFLNFAYYFVSGDDVEQTLSAGFVPLMLLTLATVLMYLAMFLSLRKTLREAALRMENLKIQSDRQLTAARLALMDETVRQMSIVQHDRRHFNNTLLSLLQQGEADKAAELIEKQSEALPKKPRKYCENMPVNAAVSYYAELARQQGIRCELRLDIPEKLSAPELSLAMVVSNLMENAIAAVSALPKEKRELRFTAVSAGQIIFEMTNPYEGAITLDEKGLPISAREGHGRGSQSVFDFVNQCGGELVYETTGGVFKVRLMV
- a CDS encoding metallophosphoesterase — translated: MKKAIFAIILIVAMTLSLAGYAAQTGTQPETQNDAQPLWEAGSERNKIVVISDLHLGIDDQYAETVANRPLLVQFLRRLQSTTDVRELVIAGDFLDEWFLPVYYPSYTDEAQFYKGVILNNQAVIDELNSVAESGIRLVYVPGNHDMTLASEVLQEAIPQIEQMRDAEGLGYYYTGDRQEIAIEHGHRYDVFSAPDAVTNAALCGNDDTILPAGYFYARYAATWVLEGRSTVEKDLPVVTKAPKQTDADQYGAYIYYSLLKNISERMTPNEALDEKIFTMHIAGFDDAYTYLDFYPCQQEDGTISAPVLYQNIQRTWAERQEINRVRVLNGFVEAVAGTVDWDYYFQQAKTQYLENPDENIDIVVFGHTHVPALTEAEGGSTYVNSGTWVDHNTDYPDATRTFAVITTGEQDKIELLSYEESGGLWDISTHVNQQ